In a genomic window of Aeromonas veronii:
- a CDS encoding Tim44-like domain-containing protein has protein sequence MKKMLTLFAVILAIGLGAPHAEAKKFGGGKSFGKSYKTAPAQPAAKPVDTKNPALGAQTAPKKSGMMGGLLGGLLAGGLFAYLLGSGAFEGLQGMDFLLIALLALGAVFLLRTLRRGKVAMPQPQQAAYAGYQPPQSAAPQQFEQNNSAPQATGFADSDVPFRLPPGFDMNSFLAGARDHYRTLQEAWNKNDLEKVREYVSPELFEQLKAERAELTGDQHTEVMYVDTQLVRADYGSDWAQVSVRFSGRYMDRQEQVEEDIKEVWHLERDLAKNNAPWHIVGIEQL, from the coding sequence ATGAAAAAGATGCTGACCCTGTTTGCCGTGATCCTGGCCATTGGCCTGGGGGCACCTCACGCCGAAGCCAAGAAATTTGGCGGCGGCAAATCCTTTGGTAAAAGTTACAAAACTGCGCCGGCCCAGCCTGCGGCCAAACCGGTCGACACCAAGAACCCGGCACTGGGTGCCCAGACTGCGCCGAAAAAGAGCGGCATGATGGGTGGCCTGCTGGGCGGCCTGCTGGCCGGTGGCCTGTTTGCCTACCTGCTGGGCAGCGGTGCCTTTGAAGGTCTGCAAGGAATGGACTTCCTGCTGATCGCCCTGCTGGCACTGGGTGCCGTGTTCCTGCTGCGCACGTTGCGCCGGGGCAAGGTCGCGATGCCACAGCCACAACAGGCGGCCTATGCGGGCTATCAGCCACCGCAATCCGCGGCCCCGCAGCAGTTCGAGCAGAACAACAGCGCACCGCAAGCGACCGGCTTTGCCGACAGCGACGTGCCGTTCCGCCTGCCGCCAGGCTTTGACATGAACAGCTTCCTGGCCGGTGCCCGCGATCACTATCGCACCCTGCAAGAGGCGTGGAACAAGAACGATCTGGAAAAAGTGCGCGAGTATGTCAGCCCGGAGCTGTTCGAACAGCTCAAAGCCGAGCGCGCCGAACTGACTGGCGACCAGCACACCGAAGTAATGTACGTTGACACCCAGCTGGTGCGCGCCGACTACGGCAGCGACTGGGCTCAGGTGAGCGTACGCTTCAGCGGCCGCTACATGGACCGTCAGGAGCAGGTCGAGGAAGATATCAAAGAGGTGTGGCACCTCGAGCGCGATCTGGCCAAGAACAATGCCCCCTGGCATATCGTCGGTATCGAGCAGCTGTAA
- a CDS encoding heme ABC transporter ATP-binding protein, whose product MQPLSSSLSAPLLSCTRLSLRRGQRQILDGLDLSLESGTLTALLGPNGAGKSSLLKCLTGELEYEGSITLFGADRQQWDSSQLAHRLGVLPQSSSLNFPFLCEEVVAMGRLPHSEPAARRDEIVAAAMTHAGVEHLAKRLYPGLSGGERQRVQFARVLAQIWQAPSPTEQTEQPRLLLLDEPTSALDLKYQHQLLTMARALASRNTAVLVVLHDLNLAARYADRLVMLERGKLMADGTPAEVLTPELIARLYDYPAQVIHHPESGLPMVV is encoded by the coding sequence ATGCAACCACTCTCATCCTCACTCTCCGCCCCCCTGTTAAGCTGCACCCGACTCAGCCTGCGCCGTGGCCAGCGCCAGATCCTGGATGGGCTCGATCTTAGTCTCGAGAGCGGTACCCTCACCGCCCTGCTCGGCCCCAACGGGGCGGGCAAGAGCTCGCTGCTCAAGTGCCTGACCGGCGAGCTGGAATATGAGGGTTCCATCACCCTGTTTGGCGCGGATCGCCAGCAGTGGGACAGCAGCCAGCTGGCCCACCGGCTCGGGGTATTGCCGCAAAGTTCCTCCCTCAACTTCCCCTTTCTCTGCGAGGAAGTGGTCGCCATGGGGCGCTTGCCCCACAGTGAACCGGCGGCGCGGCGTGACGAGATAGTGGCGGCGGCCATGACCCATGCCGGGGTCGAGCATCTGGCCAAGCGGCTCTATCCGGGGCTCTCCGGCGGCGAGCGGCAGCGGGTGCAATTTGCCCGGGTGCTGGCGCAGATCTGGCAGGCCCCCTCCCCGACCGAGCAGACCGAGCAACCCCGCCTGCTGCTGCTCGATGAGCCCACCTCGGCGCTGGATCTGAAATACCAGCATCAGCTGCTCACCATGGCGCGTGCCCTGGCCAGCCGCAATACCGCGGTGCTGGTGGTACTGCACGACCTCAATCTGGCGGCGCGCTATGCCGATCGGCTGGTAATGCTGGAGCGGGGCAAGCTGATGGCCGATGGCACACCTGCCGAGGTGCTGACCCCTGAGCTGATCGCCCGTCTCTATGACTATCCGGCACAGGTGATCCACCACCCCGAGAGCGGCCTGCCGATGGTGGTGTAA
- the hutZ gene encoding heme utilization protein HutZ, translating into MSERQERLQNRLQPEIREFRDSCRTLQLATVDGEGNPNASYAPFVLQEDGYYVLISEIARHARNLQQVPRVSLMLIEDESGARELFARKRLTFDAVAEVVARDDARWSKAVAALEGRFGEIIMGLSNLKDFKLFRLKPEQGLFVKGFGQAFAVSGDELVDFVHLVEGHKRIDNGAELTSPADAPV; encoded by the coding sequence ATGAGTGAACGTCAGGAGCGTCTGCAGAACCGCCTGCAACCGGAGATCCGCGAGTTTCGCGACAGCTGCCGTACCCTGCAGCTCGCCACCGTCGATGGCGAAGGCAATCCCAATGCCAGCTATGCCCCGTTTGTGCTGCAGGAAGATGGCTACTATGTGCTGATCTCCGAGATCGCCCGCCACGCCCGCAACCTGCAACAGGTGCCCAGGGTATCCCTGATGCTGATCGAGGATGAGAGCGGTGCCCGCGAGCTGTTTGCCCGCAAGCGCTTGACCTTCGATGCGGTGGCCGAAGTGGTGGCCCGTGACGACGCTCGCTGGAGCAAGGCGGTGGCGGCGCTGGAGGGGCGTTTTGGCGAGATCATCATGGGTCTCTCCAACCTCAAGGATTTCAAACTGTTCCGCCTCAAGCCGGAGCAGGGGCTGTTCGTCAAGGGCTTCGGCCAGGCGTTTGCGGTCTCCGGTGACGAGCTGGTGGATTTCGTCCATCTGGTGGAAGGGCATAAGCGCATCGACAACGGTGCCGAGCTCACCAGCCCGGCCGATGCGCCGGTCTGA
- the hutX gene encoding heme utilization cystosolic carrier protein HutX has protein sequence MSIAQRIHALLEQDPGAHPSTMAAQLAISEWEVVRHLPAELVTLLPADRAQGLLEDLADWGPVTTIVESEGSIFEVKAPFPKGKDARGYYNLMGRDGELHGHLKLDNVAGIALVSKLFMGKEGHSFQFFGHSGRCIFKVYLGRDEKRQLLADQVTRFMALRHNSQEEVKA, from the coding sequence ATGAGCATTGCACAACGCATTCACGCGCTGCTGGAGCAGGATCCCGGCGCTCATCCGTCTACCATGGCGGCCCAGCTTGCCATCAGCGAATGGGAGGTGGTTCGCCATCTGCCCGCCGAGCTGGTGACCCTGCTACCGGCCGATCGCGCGCAAGGTCTGCTGGAAGATCTGGCCGACTGGGGCCCGGTGACCACCATCGTCGAATCAGAAGGTTCCATCTTCGAGGTAAAAGCCCCCTTCCCGAAAGGCAAGGACGCACGCGGCTACTACAACCTGATGGGCCGCGATGGTGAGCTGCATGGTCACCTCAAGCTCGACAACGTGGCGGGGATTGCGCTGGTCAGCAAGCTGTTCATGGGCAAGGAGGGGCACTCCTTCCAATTCTTCGGTCACTCCGGCCGCTGCATTTTCAAGGTCTATCTGGGTCGTGACGAGAAACGCCAGCTGCTGGCCGATCAGGTCACCCGTTTCATGGCGCTGCGCCACAACTCTCAAGAGGAAGTCAAAGCATGA
- a CDS encoding endonuclease/exonuclease/phosphatase family protein yields MKNINKTLLAAAISLGMLAGCNSDNDSKAADPMVRFATFNLSFDRTAAGMLTGELALTRTEQDALLARLAEGSLSGATETKAKNVQQIRNVAEIIQRTRPDVFLLNEFDNDGKGESTADLKAFNDNYLAHAQHAEVTAISYPVLQNFATNTGLQSGYDLNLDGKTTADDGWGFGNYHGQYAFAVMSQYPIDTKQIRTFQHFKWKDMPGEQNPIIDDCYNTAAKIPASRQCGDAWYDDEVWQQFPLSSKNHADVPVRVKTDKGEEVIHFLISHPTPPIYGNAARHNVKHNRAEIAFWNDYVKGLNYMTDDNGTKGGLAKNAKFVIAGDLNADPLTGDGDLTAIQALLDNALMNQAVTNGTLIPVSEGGPECLDKAADCKRNNARPHPERITSSSGLQLDHVIPSANLNVVKSGVFWPASFEAGYHLVYDAKLGIAKGVSSDHRLVWIDID; encoded by the coding sequence ATGAAAAATATCAACAAGACCCTACTGGCTGCCGCCATCTCCCTCGGGATGCTGGCTGGCTGCAACAGCGACAACGATTCAAAGGCAGCTGATCCCATGGTTCGTTTTGCCACCTTCAACCTCTCTTTTGACCGCACTGCCGCCGGGATGCTGACCGGTGAGCTGGCGCTAACACGCACCGAGCAGGATGCCCTGCTGGCCCGCCTCGCCGAAGGGAGCCTGAGCGGCGCCACTGAAACCAAAGCCAAGAACGTGCAGCAGATCCGCAACGTGGCGGAGATCATCCAGCGCACCCGCCCGGATGTATTCCTGCTCAACGAGTTCGACAACGATGGCAAAGGCGAGAGCACCGCCGATCTGAAAGCCTTCAATGACAACTATCTGGCCCACGCCCAGCACGCCGAGGTGACGGCCATCAGCTATCCGGTGCTGCAGAACTTCGCCACCAACACCGGCTTGCAAAGTGGCTATGACCTCAATCTCGATGGCAAGACCACCGCCGATGATGGCTGGGGCTTTGGCAACTACCACGGCCAATACGCCTTTGCGGTGATGTCCCAATATCCTATCGACACCAAGCAGATCCGTACCTTCCAGCACTTCAAGTGGAAGGATATGCCGGGCGAACAGAACCCCATCATCGACGACTGCTACAACACCGCAGCCAAGATCCCGGCCAGCCGCCAGTGCGGCGATGCCTGGTATGACGACGAGGTGTGGCAGCAGTTCCCGCTCTCCTCCAAGAACCACGCCGATGTGCCGGTGCGAGTGAAGACCGACAAGGGGGAAGAGGTGATCCACTTCCTGATCTCCCACCCGACGCCTCCCATCTACGGCAACGCGGCACGCCACAACGTCAAGCACAACCGCGCCGAGATCGCCTTCTGGAACGACTACGTCAAGGGTCTCAACTACATGACCGATGACAATGGCACCAAGGGTGGGCTGGCCAAAAACGCCAAGTTCGTGATCGCCGGGGATCTCAACGCCGATCCGCTCACCGGCGATGGTGATCTGACCGCGATTCAGGCGCTGCTGGACAACGCCCTGATGAATCAGGCTGTGACCAATGGCACCCTGATCCCGGTGAGCGAAGGGGGCCCCGAGTGTCTGGACAAGGCGGCCGATTGCAAGCGCAATAATGCTCGCCCACACCCGGAGCGCATCACCAGCAGCAGCGGCTTGCAACTTGATCACGTTATCCCCTCTGCCAACCTCAACGTGGTCAAGAGCGGCGTCTTCTGGCCTGCCAGCTTCGAAGCCGGTTATCACCTGGTCTATGATGCGAAACTCGGCATCGCCAAGGGGGTCAGCTCGGATCATCGTCTGGTCTGGATTGATATCGACTAA
- a CDS encoding ABC transporter substrate-binding protein, translated as MGRRLALAITLLCSSLSHFSAVAADGQQERIVSIGPATTELILALGGESSLIATDVSSPLPKGLPKVGYHRALAAEGILSLSPTRLVGSDEMGPAPTLDQLRRAGVKVEVLDTAPTLANLNQRIDTLASLLGNKAAGDRLKAEIRAQTDQLATQAKQNKPLKVAFLLLHKGQPTSIAGGDTTASALVSLAGGINPVAELRNYKPVSAESLIEMQPDLVLVSGRDWQQYADPAKVLAEVPALAATPAGKRNAIHAIDGHALQGGLSLNSLQQANQIAQWIKKGS; from the coding sequence ATGGGCCGTCGTCTTGCCCTCGCCATCACCCTGCTCTGCAGTTCACTGTCTCACTTCTCTGCCGTTGCCGCCGACGGCCAGCAAGAGCGTATCGTCAGTATCGGTCCCGCCACCACAGAACTCATTCTGGCCCTTGGCGGTGAATCGAGCCTGATCGCCACCGATGTCAGCAGCCCCTTGCCAAAAGGGCTGCCCAAGGTGGGTTATCACCGGGCACTGGCCGCCGAAGGGATCCTGAGCCTCTCCCCCACCCGACTGGTGGGCAGTGACGAGATGGGCCCGGCCCCGACCCTGGATCAGCTGCGCCGTGCCGGGGTCAAGGTGGAGGTGCTGGATACCGCGCCGACCCTCGCCAACCTCAATCAGCGTATCGACACCCTCGCCAGCCTGCTGGGCAACAAAGCAGCTGGCGATCGCCTGAAGGCAGAGATCCGGGCCCAGACCGATCAGCTGGCGACGCAAGCCAAACAGAACAAACCGCTCAAGGTCGCCTTCCTGTTGCTGCACAAGGGGCAACCCACCAGCATCGCCGGGGGGGACACCACCGCCAGCGCGCTGGTCTCGCTGGCGGGCGGCATCAATCCGGTCGCCGAATTGCGTAACTACAAGCCGGTATCCGCCGAATCCCTCATCGAGATGCAGCCCGATCTGGTGCTGGTCAGCGGTCGTGACTGGCAGCAGTATGCCGATCCGGCCAAGGTGCTGGCGGAAGTGCCCGCACTGGCCGCTACCCCGGCTGGCAAGCGCAACGCCATTCACGCCATCGACGGTCACGCCCTGCAAGGGGGCCTGAGCCTCAACTCCCTGCAACAGGCGAACCAGATCGCCCAGTGGATCAAGAAGGGGTCATGA
- a CDS encoding DUF2956 domain-containing protein produces the protein MAKYDKISPETQQEAMKIARANQKPGQTKEQTQLIAQGIQKGIDEYKKQMKARAREASRQKKLQAKARQPQGTPQTEEQDDQLELVEVSHQHPLPWILLVLSWLGFAAWFWLR, from the coding sequence ATGGCCAAGTACGACAAGATTTCCCCCGAGACCCAGCAGGAGGCGATGAAAATTGCCCGTGCCAACCAGAAGCCGGGGCAGACCAAGGAGCAGACCCAGCTTATCGCGCAAGGGATCCAGAAAGGCATCGACGAATACAAGAAGCAGATGAAGGCGCGGGCCCGCGAAGCGAGCCGCCAGAAAAAATTGCAGGCCAAAGCCAGGCAGCCACAGGGCACGCCACAAACCGAAGAGCAAGACGATCAGCTCGAACTGGTTGAAGTGAGCCATCAGCATCCCCTGCCCTGGATCTTGCTGGTGCTGAGCTGGCTGGGTTTTGCCGCCTGGTTCTGGTTGCGCTGA
- a CDS encoding iron ABC transporter permease, translating to MMRLPLPWLLAFTTAALALLLLGSLATGPMALTLGESLRALFAGQESGIESHKLLIVQEIRLPRTLLCIAVGGILGLCGAVMQGLFRNPLADPGIIGVSGGAALGAALAIVLLAPLGQQLQATIGVGLLPLLAFLGGALTTTLVYLLGTREGGTSVTVMLLAGVAITALSGAVIGLLTYLADDQMLRNLSLWQMGTLAAGKPADVALALLTLAALLWLFMRDANPLNALLLGEGEARHLGVNVQSLKRRLILLTAAGVGVAVAVSGMIGFVGLVVPHLVRLLAGPNHVRLLPLSALLGATLLLAADMLARTLLAPAELPVGIITALLGAPFFIWLLVKGRRAL from the coding sequence ATGATGCGCTTGCCCCTCCCCTGGCTGCTGGCCTTCACCACGGCCGCACTGGCGCTGTTGCTGCTCGGTTCGCTGGCAACCGGCCCCATGGCGCTCACCCTGGGCGAGAGTCTACGGGCACTGTTTGCCGGGCAGGAGAGCGGGATTGAGTCGCACAAGCTGCTGATCGTGCAGGAAATTCGTCTGCCGCGTACCCTGCTTTGCATCGCCGTGGGCGGGATCCTCGGGCTCTGTGGCGCCGTGATGCAGGGGCTGTTTCGCAACCCCCTGGCCGACCCCGGCATCATCGGGGTCTCCGGCGGTGCAGCGCTCGGCGCGGCGCTCGCCATCGTGCTGCTGGCACCACTCGGTCAGCAGTTGCAAGCCACCATCGGGGTTGGCCTGCTGCCGCTGCTCGCTTTTCTCGGCGGCGCGCTCACCACCACTCTGGTCTATCTGCTCGGCACCCGTGAGGGGGGCACCTCGGTCACCGTCATGCTGCTGGCCGGGGTCGCCATCACGGCGCTCTCCGGCGCGGTGATCGGCCTGCTCACCTATCTGGCGGACGATCAGATGCTGCGCAACCTGAGCCTGTGGCAGATGGGAACGCTGGCGGCGGGAAAACCGGCCGATGTGGCGCTGGCCCTGCTCACCCTGGCGGCCCTGCTGTGGCTCTTTATGCGCGATGCCAATCCCCTCAACGCCCTGCTGCTGGGTGAAGGAGAGGCTCGTCATCTTGGGGTCAATGTGCAATCCCTCAAGCGCCGCCTGATCCTGCTCACCGCAGCGGGCGTCGGAGTGGCGGTGGCGGTATCGGGGATGATCGGCTTCGTCGGGCTGGTAGTGCCCCATCTGGTGCGCCTGCTGGCGGGCCCCAACCACGTCAGGTTGCTGCCACTCTCGGCCCTGCTTGGCGCCACCCTGCTGCTGGCGGCCGACATGCTGGCGCGCACCCTGCTGGCCCCGGCCGAGCTGCCGGTGGGCATCATCACCGCCCTGCTCGGCGCCCCCTTCTTCATCTGGCTGCTGGTAAAAGGCCGCCGCGCTCTGTGA
- the alr gene encoding alanine racemase encodes MKAATAQINTAALRHNLAVVKRHAPACKIIAVVKANAYGHGLLPVARTLVDADAYAVARIEEALMLRSCAVVKPIVLLEGFFSADDLPVLAANNLQTAVHTWEQLEALEQVELPAPVVAWLKLDTGMHRLGVRADEMPAFIERLGKCKNVVQPFNIMTHFSRSDELEQPTTREQIDLFSKLTAPLAGERAMANSAGILAWPDSHCDWVRPGVILYGVSPFPNTVAADYDLQPVMTLKTQLIAVRDHKAGEPVGYGANWVADRDTRLGVIAIGYGDGYPRMAPNGTSVLINGRIVPLVGRVSMDMSTVDLGPGATDKAGDEAVLWGEGLPVERVADEIGTIPYELITKLTSRVFMEYV; translated from the coding sequence ATGAAAGCGGCTACTGCCCAAATCAACACTGCGGCCTTGCGCCACAACCTCGCCGTGGTCAAGCGCCACGCTCCCGCTTGCAAGATCATCGCTGTGGTCAAGGCCAACGCCTATGGCCACGGACTGCTGCCGGTCGCCCGCACCCTGGTGGATGCGGATGCCTATGCGGTGGCCCGTATCGAAGAGGCGCTGATGCTGCGCTCCTGCGCCGTGGTCAAGCCCATCGTGCTGCTGGAGGGATTCTTCTCCGCTGACGATCTGCCGGTGCTGGCGGCCAACAACCTGCAGACGGCGGTTCACACCTGGGAGCAGCTCGAAGCGCTGGAGCAGGTCGAGCTGCCAGCCCCCGTGGTGGCCTGGCTCAAGCTCGACACCGGCATGCACCGCCTCGGGGTGCGTGCCGACGAGATGCCCGCCTTTATCGAACGACTCGGCAAGTGCAAGAACGTGGTGCAGCCGTTCAACATCATGACCCACTTCAGCCGCTCAGATGAGCTGGAGCAGCCCACTACCCGCGAGCAGATCGATTTGTTCAGCAAGTTGACCGCGCCGCTGGCGGGTGAGCGGGCCATGGCCAACTCGGCGGGCATTCTGGCCTGGCCGGACTCCCACTGCGACTGGGTTCGCCCCGGCGTTATCCTCTATGGCGTGTCGCCCTTCCCCAACACGGTGGCGGCCGATTATGACCTGCAGCCGGTGATGACCTTGAAGACCCAGCTGATTGCGGTGCGGGATCACAAGGCGGGCGAGCCGGTGGGCTACGGCGCCAACTGGGTGGCGGATCGTGACACTCGCCTTGGCGTGATCGCCATCGGCTACGGTGACGGTTATCCGCGCATGGCACCCAACGGCACATCCGTGCTGATCAATGGCCGCATCGTGCCGCTGGTGGGGCGTGTCTCCATGGATATGAGCACGGTCGATCTGGGGCCGGGCGCGACCGACAAGGCCGGTGACGAGGCGGTGCTGTGGGGCGAGGGGCTGCCGGTGGAGCGGGTGGCCGACGAGATTGGCACCATCCCCTACGAGCTCATCACCAAGCTCACCTCCCGCGTCTTTATGGAATACGTCTGA
- the pepE gene encoding dipeptidase PepE has product MELLLLSNGKANEFPGLLGWARDRVQSLLVRKQVKRILLIPYAVIRSDWDARANDLTESLGIETISIHHFDDPVDAVNQADAIFISGGNTWRLNQLLHENGLIVPIQRAVRERGVPYVGWSAGCNVATPSIRTTNDMPVCNAAVLPALGLFPLQINPHYLDASISGHMGETRDERLAEFCAINQSEYVVALREASLLQVSGEHLEYWSARDQDFKIFKHGQEPQAFMDASPLAELTPFKVG; this is encoded by the coding sequence ATGGAACTGCTTCTGCTTAGCAATGGTAAAGCCAACGAATTTCCCGGTCTGCTCGGCTGGGCCCGGGATCGGGTTCAAAGCCTGCTGGTCCGCAAACAGGTCAAGCGCATCCTGCTCATCCCCTACGCGGTGATCCGCAGCGACTGGGATGCCCGCGCCAACGATCTGACCGAGAGCCTCGGGATCGAAACCATCAGCATTCACCACTTCGATGATCCGGTCGATGCCGTCAATCAGGCCGACGCCATCTTTATCAGCGGCGGTAACACCTGGCGCCTCAACCAGCTGCTGCATGAAAATGGCCTGATCGTGCCGATCCAGCGCGCCGTGCGCGAACGTGGCGTTCCCTATGTGGGCTGGAGCGCCGGTTGTAACGTGGCAACCCCGAGCATCCGCACCACCAATGACATGCCGGTCTGCAACGCCGCCGTGCTGCCTGCGCTGGGCCTGTTCCCGCTGCAGATCAACCCCCACTATCTGGACGCCAGCATCAGCGGCCATATGGGCGAGACCCGCGACGAGCGGCTGGCCGAATTCTGCGCCATCAACCAGAGCGAATATGTGGTGGCCCTGCGCGAAGCGAGTCTGCTGCAGGTAAGTGGTGAGCATCTGGAGTACTGGAGCGCTCGCGATCAGGACTTCAAGATCTTCAAACATGGCCAGGAGCCGCAAGCCTTTATGGACGCGAGCCCCTTGGCCGAGCTGACCCCCTTCAAGGTCGGCTGA
- the dnaB gene encoding replicative DNA helicase, with product MAEQVTAKKDAKTQQLKVPPHSFEAEQSVLGGLMLDNDAWDRVAERVIDQDFYSRPHRLIFQAMTRLSNAGNPIDLITLQEELERSEQLEESGGFAYLVEIAKNTPSAANINAYAEIVRERAVVREMISVANEIVEAGYEPQGRTSGDLLDLAESKVFKIAEQRTSANEGPQPLKLILEQTVDKIEELFKTPHNGVTGVSSGYGDLDKMTAGLQRSDLIIVAARPSMGKTTFAMNLCEHAALTADKPVLIFSLEMPSEQIIMRMLASVGRIDQTKVRTGQLDDEDWARLSSTMGLLLEKGKMYIDDASGLTPTDVRSRARRVAREHGGLSMIMVDYLQLMRVPALSDNRTLEIGEISRSLKALAKELQCPVVALSQLNRSLEQRADKRPVNSDLRESGSIEQDADLIMFIYRDEVYHDDSPDKGIAEIIIGKQRNGPIGRVRLTFQGQFSRFDNYAGPAFDDDY from the coding sequence ATGGCAGAGCAAGTGACGGCGAAAAAAGACGCCAAGACACAACAGCTGAAAGTTCCTCCCCACTCTTTTGAGGCCGAACAGTCCGTACTGGGCGGCCTGATGCTGGATAACGATGCCTGGGATCGGGTTGCCGAGCGGGTGATCGATCAGGATTTCTACAGCCGTCCGCACCGGCTGATCTTCCAGGCCATGACCCGCCTCTCCAACGCGGGCAACCCCATCGACCTCATCACCCTGCAGGAGGAGCTGGAGCGCTCCGAGCAGTTGGAGGAGTCCGGTGGCTTCGCCTATCTGGTGGAGATCGCCAAGAACACCCCGAGTGCCGCCAACATCAACGCCTACGCCGAAATCGTGCGCGAGCGGGCGGTGGTGCGGGAGATGATCTCGGTCGCCAACGAGATAGTCGAAGCGGGCTACGAGCCACAGGGCCGTACCTCCGGCGATCTGCTCGATCTGGCCGAGAGCAAGGTATTCAAGATTGCCGAGCAGCGCACCAGCGCCAACGAGGGGCCCCAGCCGCTCAAGTTGATCCTCGAACAGACCGTCGACAAGATTGAAGAGCTGTTCAAAACCCCGCACAACGGCGTGACCGGGGTATCGAGCGGTTATGGCGATCTCGACAAGATGACCGCCGGTTTGCAGCGTTCGGACTTGATCATCGTGGCGGCCCGTCCCTCCATGGGCAAGACCACCTTTGCCATGAATCTCTGCGAGCACGCGGCCCTCACCGCCGACAAGCCGGTGCTGATCTTCTCGCTGGAGATGCCCTCCGAGCAGATCATCATGCGTATGCTCGCCTCGGTCGGTCGCATCGACCAGACCAAGGTGCGTACCGGTCAGCTCGACGACGAGGATTGGGCGCGCCTCTCCTCCACCATGGGATTGCTGCTGGAGAAGGGCAAGATGTATATCGATGACGCCTCCGGCCTCACCCCAACCGATGTGCGCTCCCGTGCCCGTCGGGTGGCGCGCGAGCACGGCGGCCTCTCGATGATCATGGTGGACTACCTGCAGCTGATGCGGGTGCCGGCGCTCTCTGACAACCGTACGTTGGAGATCGGCGAGATCTCCCGCTCTCTCAAGGCATTGGCTAAAGAGCTGCAGTGCCCGGTGGTGGCGCTCTCCCAGTTGAACCGAAGTCTGGAACAGCGGGCCGACAAGCGTCCGGTCAACTCGGATCTTCGTGAATCGGGCTCCATCGAGCAGGACGCGGATTTGATCATGTTTATCTATCGTGATGAGGTTTATCACGATGACAGCCCGGACAAGGGGATTGCCGAGATCATCATCGGCAAGCAGCGTAACGGCCCCATCGGTCGCGTGCGCCTCACCTTCCAGGGTCAGTTCTCCCGGTTCGACAACTACGCCGGCCCGGCGTTTGATGATGATTATTGA
- a CDS encoding cysteine hydrolase — translation MDVLLIIDVQQGLFNEPRYRQEQVLANINRAAAHVRQQQGRVIYIQHDSPPGTELEPGTPGWQLHSALQPAKSDSRVRKTACDSFLDTELAFLLAEQPVDRLILCGCATDFCVDTTVRSAASHGYEVLVLSDGHTTADRPHLNAAQITEHHHWMWRHLSLPEGRSVTLLTTDELLAVTPALQPC, via the coding sequence ATGGATGTGTTACTGATCATCGATGTGCAGCAAGGCTTGTTCAACGAGCCCCGTTACCGCCAGGAGCAGGTGCTGGCCAATATCAATCGGGCGGCGGCCCATGTCAGGCAGCAACAGGGACGGGTCATCTATATCCAGCATGACTCGCCCCCTGGTACCGAACTGGAACCGGGCACCCCGGGTTGGCAACTGCACAGTGCGCTGCAGCCAGCCAAGAGCGATAGCCGGGTACGCAAGACAGCCTGTGACAGCTTTCTCGATACCGAGCTTGCCTTCCTGCTGGCCGAGCAGCCGGTCGATCGACTGATCCTCTGTGGCTGCGCCACCGATTTCTGCGTCGATACCACGGTGCGCAGTGCCGCCTCCCATGGGTACGAGGTGCTGGTGTTGAGCGATGGTCACACCACCGCCGATCGCCCCCACCTGAACGCGGCCCAGATCACCGAGCACCATCACTGGATGTGGCGCCACCTCAGCCTGCCGGAGGGGCGCAGTGTCACCCTGCTCACCACCGACGAGCTGCTGGCAGTAACACCCGCCCTGCAGCCGTGCTAA